Within the Fimbriimonadia bacterium genome, the region ATGATGCTTGCCCGTCACATGGGGGTGTGCGAGGAGGCGTTGGCGGAGATACGAGTAGGCACTCTGCTCCACGACATCGGCAAGATCGGCATCCCGGACGCGGTCCTGAACAAGCCAGGTCGGCTGACCGAGGAGGAGTTCGCTCTCATGCGGCTGCACACGGTCATCGGCTACGACATCTGCAAGCCCCTGGGGCTGAACGAGGGCGCGCTCATGCTTATCCGCAACCACCACGAGCGGCTGGACGGCACAGGATATCCCGACGGCCTGAAGGGTGGTGAGTTGCCTCTGTCCGTGCGCATCGTCTGCGTGGCGGACGCGTTCGACGCCATGTCCTCTCGGCGTCCGTACCGCGACGTGATGGACGAAAAGCTGAGGCTAGAGCAGTTCAACCGATTTGCCGGCACGCAGTTCGACCCGGTGGTAGTGCAGGTGCTGAAGACCCTCCTGCGCGAGGGCAAACTGGACGAGATGTACCAAGACCACTGGAACGACGTAGCAACCTCTCGCGATCACCTGAGGGCGGCATAGCCATGCCCGGACGAGTGAGGAGTGCAGCGAGAAGGAGGCAAGGGTTCGGAGTGGACTTCGGCCGTCGCTTTCTGAAGGCAGTGCACGTGGAGGAAGGGATGGAGGGACTGACGATTCGCGCTGCCGCGGCGCTCCCGGTCGCCCCAGGAACCTACGAGAACGACCGAATCGTTGGCCGCCGCCGTCTCGCCTCCATGCTAAGAAAGTTGTGCAAGGAGCAGGGCATCTCTCCGCCGCGCGGACGATTCTCTATCCCGACTTCATCTCTGTCCCTGAAATGGCTCGATCTGCCGCGGATGGACCCCGAAGACTTGCCTGCCGCGGCCCGCATGCAAGCGCAGCGCTACTTTGGCACTGACCCATCCCGCTCATACCAGACCCTGCTGCCATTGGAGGCCGGGGCCAACTCCGGCGAGGTGCACTATCTGCTCGTTGCCGCCCCGCGGGATGTCGTAGACGCTCGCGCCGAGGTGATGGAGACCGCGAATATCGAGCCGGTGGCGGCCAACATCGAGCCCATGTGCGTGCTTAGAGCGCTGTACAGCCTCTTCAGCCGGGGCGGGGTGTTCTGGAGAAACCAGTCGCTCACCTTCGTCGAAATGGGCTCCTCGGCAACCGAGATGTATGTAGTGCGCGATATGCGCCTTCGCTTCGTGCGGTCCATAGCTTTCGGTGCGAGGAACCTGGCGTTGACCATCGCCGAACAGGTGGGTTGCACCGAGGCGGACGGGGCACAGATGCTGGAAGCGCCGACAACGAGCCTCGACACGTCGGGAAAGCTCAGAATGCAGATGGATCATGGTCGAGAGGACCTGGACGTGGCATCTACTCTTGCCCCGTTGGTACGGGAAATAGGTCGCCTGCTCGTGTACTATCGCTCGCTATTCCCTGAGCGCAGCTACGCAGGCATTCTGGACAGGATGTACCTGTGCGGCGGCACAGCATCGTTGCGCGGGATGGATGCCTATCTCGGCGCCGCGCTCGGCATCACCGTGCACGTGGTGAACCCGTTCTCCCAGGTTCTGGCGAAATTCAACGTGAGGGCATTCGAGTCGGTCTCGCACCGCGAGCAGGCATTCACTGCTGCGATTGGTCTCGCCATGGCGGATGTGGCAAAGGCGCCAGAAGCGGAAGGAGGTGGGGCGGATGATGCAAGTGAGTTCATCTGGAGTCGAGCTTCTTGATGCCGCGCCAATCTTCGACGGCCCGAACCTGCTTGAGGAGCGGATCGGCCAGCGCGCTGCAACCTACACCGCTTCGGTGCACACCCTCAAGCATCTGGCGGTGCTGGCACTGATCTCTGCTACCCTGCTGCCCTATCTGTGGATCGCTGCAGGCAAGCTCCGCGCAGAGGCTCGGGCTGCGGGCATGGCTGCAGCTGAGGCATCGCGGCGCTACGAAGCCGTCAAGCGGCAAGCCGCGGACCAGCAGCCGGCAATCCAGTACGCCGAGCGTTTGCAAGTTACAAGACAGCACCGCGAGCGCTGGCTTTCCGTACTTCACTCGCTAGAAGAGGGAGTCGGGCCGAGCGGCTTTGTGTCCGGAGTATCCATCCGCTCGTTGCCCGGCGCGTTCGAGACGACGGTCAACGGCGAGGCCTCTTCGCTGACCGAAGCCAACCGATGGCTCGCATCGCTGCGATTGCGGCCGGAATACCGCGACGTAGCGATAGCTCGCGTGCAGCCTGCCGAGAAGCTTCGTAGTTCTACGGTCGCGGTCCGCTATGAGCTGAGAGGCAAGGTGAGGGTGCAGTGAATTGGCGGCTGCTGTTGTCGAAACGGTCGGTTCTGGAAGCGCTGCGAGCCGCACACCGTATCGGCCTCGTCCTCGTGCTGGTGACGGGGGGTTACGCGGGCTACACGCTGTGGCAGCAACACAGAAAGCTGCAAGAAAGCCATGAGGCAACTCGCGTGACGGAGGGTGCCCGCTTGCAGGCAATCGCGGACCTGCGACGTGTCAGTGCCAACGCGGCGGCAGTCTCTCCCGAACAGTTACAAGCTGATGCTCCCGCTCAGTTCACCTCGATGTTCGAACAGCTTTGCAGAACGCAGGGAGTGGTCATCAGCTCATTGGAGGCCGACACGACGCCCCGAGCCGCCCTTGACCAGATGGCTGGTGGGGCGGGCATCGAGGGCTGGGTCGTTCTCGGCCACGCGATCCAAGCGGTGGGACCATACTCTGCGATTCGGACGGTGCTTCACGAACTCCAGTCGTTTCCAATGCCGCTGGAGTTCCTGGCCATCGAGACGTCGCGGACGGGCACTGATGCAAGCGGGACGCCGCTCGTGCAGATCAAACTGAACGTAGAGGTGTACCAGCCAGGAAGCCCATCAGCCGAGGGAGCGGAGGACACGACATGATGGAGCGCATCAATCGCTTCCGCCGGGACCCGCGTATGGTTGCGCCTCTCTCCCTGATCGCAGTACTCGTCGTTGGGTACGCCGTGATGCAAGCTCTCGCGGGGCCGAGCCCTGTGCGTGTACGGGTCCAGGAAGTGACCCCGCAGGTGCAGACTTCGGTCAGCATCCCGATGGGAACCGACTCGCGGCAGATCGAGACGCGCAACCCCTACTTCCATCCTGCCCTGCTGCAGGCGGAGAACCCCAAGGGCGGGACGACGGACGAAGTGCCGCCTGGTGGACTAGGGGGCCTGCTACCGGTACAACCCGCGCCTTCGGAAGTCATTGACAGAGGCATGCCTCCGCCGCTCACGGCGGAGGCATCGGTAGGACCCGGGGGGCACCAGCAGCCCAAGCCGCAGGTGGTGGAAGGTTCGGAACCGACGGGCGTTCAGGGGAAGCCTACACCGCAAGCGGCGGAGGCGTCGGAGCAGTTGCAATTGTTGCCTCAATACCAGCTAGTGGCCGTGGTGCTCGGGGCGCAACCAGCCGCCCTCTTGGTAACCGAGACCGGTGACAACCTGCAGGTGATGTTGTCGGACAAGCTACCCGGCGGCGAACGGGTGGTCCGGATCACATCAACGTATGTGGCGCTCGAAGGGAGTGGCTGGGCACGGATACTGTTCCTTTCGGGGTCGTGGCCGTGATGACGAGCGGACAGCCAGATGTCGCCTCCACTGCAAGCGGCGGAGGCATCAACGGTATCACACCTCGGCCGGGTGCCATGAGCGACTTGCTGCCCGCGATGAACCCCGAGTCGTCCGCCGGCAGATACCGAAAAGGGGGTTTCCACGGCACCCAAAACCGACTGCTCGTGGATGTTTCTGGAGGATGGCAATGAAGCTACATCGGTTCGTATCGAGAGGCCATCGGTGGTTTAGTAGATGGACCATCTTTGCCACTTTGCTCCTAGCCGTCATGGCGATCGCTGCGCCCCCCGACCCTGCCGAGCCATGCAACCTCGAGATGCAGAACGCGGACGTTGCGGCGGTGCTTCAACTCCTGGCCCGACAGCGCGGCATAAACTTGGTGTTCGCTTCCGAGGTGAAGGCGAAACGGAGCTTCAGCCTGCAAAACACGTCTTTCGAGGAGGCGCTCACACGCCTCACTAAGTACGACGGCATGAGTTGGCATCTGGATGGCGACGTGTACGTAGTGGGAACGCCCGAGAAGCTGCAGGAGCTGTTCCCCGAACTGAGGCCCGCTCCGCCTCCCCCGCCTCCCGCCGAACGGTTGGTGGTCAAGAGCTACCTGTGCAGCCACATCAAGGCCTCGGAGGCGGTCAGCCTGTTGGACAAGCTGTTTCCCGCTGAGGCTAGCGGAGGTCTCGTCGCGTCACTGGCTCCCGGTCCCCTTACCCCTGGGCTCTCGGGCACGTATTCTGCGCAGTCCGGGATGGGCGCACAACCGATGGGAACGGGAAGTGCGGAGCAATCCGCGTCGCGCAGGGTGCTGGTCCGTGGACCCGAGGTGCTGGTCGAGTCTGCCCTGGAGGCACTGCGGAGTATGGACGTGCCGAGGCGACAGGTCAATATCGCCGTGACCATCCGCGACGTGACACAGGACGCGCTCAAGGAGCTCGGCATTTCGTGGAGCTGGTCGAACATCGGTCTGCGCGAGCGGAGTGGCGACGGCATCCAGTTCGGCGCCTACTCCCGGCAACCGTTCAACATAGACGCGGTGCTCTCGGCAATGGAGAAGGAGGGCAAAGCCCAGCTCCTGGCCGCACCCAATGTTAGCGTGCTCGACGGTGAGAAGGCTTTTGTCCTGATCGGCCAGAGGCTGCTCTACCCGGTCCTCATCGGCTACTCGCAGGCAAACACTCCCATCTTCGACAAGCAGGAAGAGCGGGTTGGTATCTACCTGCAGGTCTCGGCGCTGATCACCGAGGACGATGAGATCGCGTTGACCCTGTATCCCCAAGTCTCCGTGGTGACGGGTTACCTCGAGCAGAACGGCGGCAGCTATCCGCAGATTGCCACACGAGAGGCTCAGACCAGCCTGAGAGTAAAGCACGGCCAGCCCATCGTCATCGGTGGTCTCATCCGCCAAGAGGAGATCAAGACGCTGGAGAGGGTGCCAGGTCTATCGCAGATCCCACTTTTCGGCGAGCTGTTCAAGCGGAGGAAGACCACGAAGCTGAACTCCCAGGTGATCATCATCATCACGCCCACCATTCTGGAGGACTCTCAGGAATGATCGCCGAGCGCCCGCTCGCCGACCTGGTGGTGGACGAAGGGTTCATCGGCCGCGACGAGCTCGATCGCATTTTGGGCCGCCGCGAGGACGCCACCGAACCTGTCGGCGACCTGCTCGTACGTCTCGGCCTGCTCACGGAGAAGCAGAAGACCTATTGCATCGGCAAGCAGCTAGGCGTGCCTTTCATAGACCTCTCTGCCGTGGACTTGGACACCAGCATCGCTCGGGCACTTCCGCACGCTGTCGCGATAAGGCTGATGGCGGTGGCGTTCGACAAGAGCGCCGACGGTTACAGTGTCGCAATGGCAAACCCGCTCGACATCGCCGCACTCGATGACCTGCAGGCTCGCCTCGGTGCACCGGTTGAACCCTATATCGCCTCCGAGGAGGACATCCGCGACGCCATCTTCCGAACCTTTGGTGCCTACGATGACCTCGGCGAGATCGTAGGCGAGGCAGTCAAAGGCCTCGACACGGCGGAGATCGAGATAGCCGACGAAGAGACCGAAGATGGTCATGTCAATGTCGTCGAACTGAAGGAAGTCGCCGAGGGCGCACCGGTAGTCAAGCTGGTGAACGCTATCTTCGCCAGGGCGATCGCAGTTCGGGCTAGTGACATTCACATTGAGCCACACCCGCGCCGCGTCCGGGTGCGCTACCGCATAGACGGCATTCTTCAGGAAGCGATGGTTCTGCCAAAAGACCTCCAGCAACCGCTCGCTTCCCGCATCAAAGTGATGGGGGCAATGGACATCGCCGAGCGTCGGGCTCCACAGGACGGACGGTGCACGCTGGTTACGCCGCAGGGCGAGTTCGATTTCCGCATCTCCACCTATCCGAGCGTGAACGGGGAGAACATCGTGCTGCGCATCTTGGACAAGAAGGCGGCGATGATCGGAATGGATCGCCTTGGCCTGAACCCAGAAGTGCACGCAAAGGTCGAGCGCCATATCGCGGCTCCCAGCGGCATGATTCTAGCCACCGGCCCGACCGGCTCCGGCAAGACGACCACGCTATACGCCGCGCTCAACGCGCTCAACACCGTCGAGCGAAACGTCATGACCATCGAAGACCCGGTCGAGTATCAGCTCACTGGCGTAGTCCAGGGCAACGTCAACCCGCGCGCGGGCATCACATTCGCGAACGGGCTCCGCGCCATTCTGCGCCAAGACCCCGACGTGCTGCTCGTCGGCGAGATACGCGACACCGAGACCGCAGAGATCGCCATCGAGGCGGCACTAACCGGACACCTCGTGCTCTCCAGCCTGCATGCCAACGACGCGGCAGGTGCGGTAAGCCGGCTAGTGGACATGGGGATCGAGCCGTTCCTTGTCGCGTCGGCCGTCAACCTCGTACTTGCGCAGCGGCTCCTGCGAGTCACTTGCCAGAGGTGCAAGATGCCGCATCGGCCGAGCGACTTGCTCCTCCACCAGCTCGGCCTCCCGCTCGAGCATGCCTACGAACAGGGCTTGGGCTGCGACTACTGCGCCCGGACGGGCTATATGGGAAGATGTGGGGCCTATGAGGCGCTGGAGGTGACACCGCCAATCCAGAACCTGATCATGCAGAAATGCGCGCCGGGGCAGATCCGCGACGCGGCTATAGCCTCGGGCATGACGACACTGAGGGAGGATGCGCTGGCCAAGGTGCTGTCCGGGATCACGACTCCTGACGAAGTGGCGAGGGCGACTCTGGAGTAGGCCATGCCGATCTACCGTTACAAAGCGTACGAGACCAGTGGAGCGCGGGTTCAGGACACCATCGAAGCGTCGGACGAGAAGGACGCTCTTCGGAAGCTTGCATATCGCGGCTTGACTGTAGCATCTATCCAAGTCGAGGCGCAAACGCATGCCGCCAGAGGCCGGCGACCCGTGACGGAGTCTTCCGGTATTGGCGTATTTGGCCCAAAGCTGAAACCCGAAGACACCGCGGTGCTGTGTCGCGAGCTCGCCATCATGATTGACGCGGGCGTGCCCATCTCCGAAGCACTCACTTCGCTTGCCGAAGCCGCACGGCACCCGGCGATTCTCCGCGGGTTGAACGACGTCCTCGCCCAGATCCGAAATGGCGCAAGCCTTTCGGAAGCTATCCGCGTTGCGCCTCGCGTCTTCCCCGGGCTTTTGGCCGACATCGTCAGCGTGGCCGAGGAGGGAGGCAGTCTACCCACGGCGCTGGACACCGCAGCTTCGCACATCGAGCAGTCGCTGGACTTCCGCCGCAAGGTCCGATCCGCGCTCATTTACCCAGTGCTACTTCTAAGCATTGCCGTCATCACCGCCGCTGTGCTCATCACCTTCGTACTCCCGAGGTTCACCAAGATCTTCGAGAACATGGGAGTGGAGACGCCGACAAGCACCCAGGCACTGCTCGCAGTAAGCGGTTTCTTGCACGGTGCGTGGCCCTATATCTTTGGGACTTGCGTCGCTCTTTGGGTGGTCTGGCGACGGCTGATGAAGGAGCGGCCGTTTTGCACGAACTGGACGCGGGGGCTGATGCGCCTCCCGATCGCAGGCGATCTCATGCGTAAAGTGGCGTTGGCCCGCGCCCTCGCCGTTCTCAGTTCCCTGCTTTCGTGCAATGTGCCGCTGCTCCGAGCGCTGACTCACGCCGGCAAGGTCACCGGAAACCCGGTATACGAGGACAGCTTTACGTCGGTCGCCTCCCGTGTAGAGGGTGGTCGAAGCCTCGCGGAGGCTCTGGGGGAGGCTGACGCTATTCCTCACCTCATCATCCAGATGACCGCCGTAGGGGAGCGCACTGGCTCTCTGGCCGCTGTACTCGGAAAGACCGCGGCGTTCATCGAGGCCGACGTGGACAACAAGCTCCGGTCACTCACATCCATCATCGAGCCCCTGATGATCGTCGGGCTCGGCGTGTTCATCGGGTTCATCACCATCTCGGTCATAGCGCCGATCTACTCTCTCGTAGGGCAGGTCCGATGAGACGCCGACGCGGATTCACCCTGGTGGACGTGCTGATCACGGTGATTATCGTGGGAGTGCTTGCATCCGTGGTGATCCCGAAATTCCAGGACGCACAGGTGAGGGCGAGGTACGCGGCCCGCGCGGCACTGATTGACATCTATAACCGTGCCACCGCCCGATACCAAACGGACACTGACCTTTTCCCCACCTCACTCGACGACTTGGCCGCGACCAGCGCTCCGCCGAACGGACTGCTACCCTCCGGGGTGCGAGTGCCGCTGCGCGCGGTGCTGTGGCACGGCCCCTACGTCTCGGCGGTGCAGAGCGACCCCGTTACTGGGCAGCCTTTCGTCTACATGACATCGGGATCGGCGATTGGCACAACGCAGCCTCCTCCGGAGACGGCGATTGAGATGGCGGTCCAGTAGATTGACGAACAAACCACGCAGGAATGCTGTGGTACCAACATGTTCATGGACCGACCGAACGTGGAATAGAACCGATGTGCTCGATGGAGCGAATAGGAACGAGGTGCTTGCGATGGTGTTGAAGAGGTTTCGGAGTGGGTTCACCCTGGTCGAAGTGCTGGTGGTTGTAGTTGTTATCGCCATCCTAGCCGCGGTGGTTCTCCCGAAATTCGTCAACTCCGGACTCCGCGGCAGGGAGGCGGCGCTCCGAGCCGAGTTGAAACTGATGCGGAATGCGGTAGAGATGTTCAAGAATGATACGGGAGCGTGGCCCGCCAGTCTGTCGGCTCTGACGGCGACTAGCGCACCAGCGACTGGGCTCGATGACTCCGGTACGAGCAAGAGCATCGTGGCCTCGCACTGGAAAGGCCCCTACCTGGCCACGATCAACAACGACCCGGTCAGCGGCGCAGCGTATAACTACGGCACCACGTCACCGGACGTTGGAAAGATATCATCCAGCGCAACGGGGAACGACAGCGAGGGCAACCCCTATAGCGGGTACTAGCGGAAAGCGGCCTGGAAAGTTCCGCAGCCGGCCACCTGAAGCGGGACAGGTGGCCGGCGTCCTTCTCCTTCTGTCATTCGGCAAGCCTAGCTTCTCGCCCGACCGCCTCTGCCACCCGTGAAACCTGCCTAAAGAGATCGATGAGCACAGGCGGCTCCAACGCCTGCGCTGCGTCGGAACGAGCCTCTCGCGGGTTCGGGTGCATCTCAACGATCAGCCCGTCTGCTCCGCACGCAACGGCGGCTAAGGCCATGGGCGGCACCAGCCGAGCGAACCCTGTACCATGGCTCGGGTCCACGATCACCGGCAGATGTGATATCTCCTTTAGCACCGGCACGGCGTTCAGGTCCAGAGTGTTTCTCACGTAGGTCTTGTCAAGGGGATGGACGCCTCGCTCACACAGCACGACGTCACGTGCTCCGCGCGATAGCAGGTACTCGGCCGCCAGCAGGAATTCGTCAATCGAAGCGCTGGGCCCGCGCTTGAGCAAGACAGGGTGGCCAGACGCGCCCGCCTCGACCAGCAGCGGATAGTTCTGCATGCTTCGGGCGCCGATCTGAAGCATGTCCACGTGCTCTGCCACCATCGCCACGTCGCCGGGCGACATGACCTCGCTGACGGTGGAGAGGCCGTGCGCCTTCGCGGCGTCTCGCATGATCTTCAGCCCTTCCCTGCCCAGTCCTTGAAAGGCATACGGGGAGGTTCTCGGCTTGAACGCGCCTCCTCTCAGCATCGTGCCACCGGCCGCCTTTACCGTCTGAGCCGCGGCCATCATCTGGTCTTCGGTCTCGACGGAGCAAGGGCCTGCGATGAGGGCCAGACGCCGACCGCCAAACTCGGTCTGCCCTATGCTGATCACCGTGTCTACTGCGTGGAACTCGCGGCTGGCCAGCTTGTAGGGACGGCTGACGTGGGTGACGTGGTCCACGCCATCCATGACCTGCAAGGTCTCGGCGAGGGTCTCGCGCGTCTCTGTGGGGATAGCGCTGACGATGCCGATGGCCACGCGCTCGCCGCCAGGCAATCGAATCGGCACGAGGCCGTAACTGCGTATTCGTTCCTCAACCGCGCTGACGAGAGTATCGTCAGCACCGCGCGTCATGGCAACAATCATCGTCTAGTCGTCCTCGCGCATACCTGTGTCATTTCTCATTGGCGGCACTCGCGTAACTCGCCACGATCTCTGCTGATTCCCGCCTTAGCCCGAATAACAACGAATGACGTAGGAATATTACTGCCCGTGATCCCCACGAAGGCGCGCGATCAGGGCACGACTTCTCGATGCGTGCGTCGTCCACAGACGCACGTCGCCACGCGGAATCACTACCGCCGGAACTTGCGGAAAGCCTCCTTGCCTGCATACACCGCACTCTCGCCCAGGTTCTCCTCGATCCGCAGCAGCTGGTTGTACTTGGCTACGCGCTCGGAGCGGCAGGGGGCTCCAGTTTTGATCTGACCCGCGTTAACCGCCACGGCGAGGTCGGCGATCGTCGCATCTTCCGTCTCACCACTCCGGTGGCTGATCACGGTGGTCATGCCCGCGCGAACCGCCATGTCAATCACTTCCAGCGTCTCGGTCAATGTGCCGATCTGGTTGAGTTTGATGAGGATGGAGTTGGCGGTTCGCTGCTCGATGCCTTTAGCGAGTCGCTCCGCGTTGGTCACGAAGATGTCGTCACCAACGATCTGGTACCGATCTCCGTAGGCCGCGGTCAGCTTCGACCAGTTGTCCCAATCGTCCTCAGCGAGCCCGTCTTCGATGGACACGATTGGGTAGTCGCGCAGGAACGCCCCATACCACTCGACCATCTCCTCGCCGGTCTTCGCGCTCTCTGTCTTGAAGACGTACCTACCCTCTTTGTAGAACTCGCTCGCGGCAGGATCAATCGCAATGACTGCGTCCTCACCGGGTCGGTACCCAGCCTGCTCGATGGCGCGGACCAACAGGTCGAAGGCAGCACGCTGATCCGACAGGTTGGGGGCAAAGCCTCCCTCGTCGCCGACGGAGGTGCTCAAGTTCTCAGACTTCAGTACCTTTTTCAAGGAGTGATA harbors:
- a CDS encoding type II secretion system F family protein, translated to MPIYRYKAYETSGARVQDTIEASDEKDALRKLAYRGLTVASIQVEAQTHAARGRRPVTESSGIGVFGPKLKPEDTAVLCRELAIMIDAGVPISEALTSLAEAARHPAILRGLNDVLAQIRNGASLSEAIRVAPRVFPGLLADIVSVAEEGGSLPTALDTAASHIEQSLDFRRKVRSALIYPVLLLSIAVITAAVLITFVLPRFTKIFENMGVETPTSTQALLAVSGFLHGAWPYIFGTCVALWVVWRRLMKERPFCTNWTRGLMRLPIAGDLMRKVALARALAVLSSLLSCNVPLLRALTHAGKVTGNPVYEDSFTSVASRVEGGRSLAEALGEADAIPHLIIQMTAVGERTGSLAAVLGKTAAFIEADVDNKLRSLTSIIEPLMIVGLGVFIGFITISVIAPIYSLVGQVR
- the aroF gene encoding 3-deoxy-7-phosphoheptulonate synthase, encoding MIVAMTRGADDTLVSAVEERIRSYGLVPIRLPGGERVAIGIVSAIPTETRETLAETLQVMDGVDHVTHVSRPYKLASREFHAVDTVISIGQTEFGGRRLALIAGPCSVETEDQMMAAAQTVKAAGGTMLRGGAFKPRTSPYAFQGLGREGLKIMRDAAKAHGLSTVSEVMSPGDVAMVAEHVDMLQIGARSMQNYPLLVEAGASGHPVLLKRGPSASIDEFLLAAEYLLSRGARDVVLCERGVHPLDKTYVRNTLDLNAVPVLKEISHLPVIVDPSHGTGFARLVPPMALAAVACGADGLIVEMHPNPREARSDAAQALEPPVLIDLFRQVSRVAEAVGREARLAE
- the eno gene encoding phosphopyruvate hydratase is translated as MSAIIGVQGREILDSRGNPTVEVEVLLETGEVGRFAVPSGASTGTHEALELRDEAEARYGGKGVLTAVENVNDVIASELVGEDPFDQREIDRLLLELDGTTNKSKLGANAILGTSMACAKAAAEAAGLPLFQYLGGVNAHVLPVPMMNILNGGKHADSNVDIQEFMVAPIGASSFADALRMGAEVYHSLKKVLKSENLSTSVGDEGGFAPNLSDQRAAFDLLVRAIEQAGYRPGEDAVIAIDPAASEFYKEGRYVFKTESAKTGEEMVEWYGAFLRDYPIVSIEDGLAEDDWDNWSKLTAAYGDRYQIVGDDIFVTNAERLAKGIEQRTANSILIKLNQIGTLTETLEVIDMAVRAGMTTVISHRSGETEDATIADLAVAVNAGQIKTGAPCRSERVAKYNQLLRIEENLGESAVYAGKEAFRKFRR
- a CDS encoding prepilin-type N-terminal cleavage/methylation domain-containing protein, which codes for MRRRRGFTLVDVLITVIIVGVLASVVIPKFQDAQVRARYAARAALIDIYNRATARYQTDTDLFPTSLDDLAATSAPPNGLLPSGVRVPLRAVLWHGPYVSAVQSDPVTGQPFVYMTSGSAIGTTQPPPETAIEMAVQ
- the pilM gene encoding pilus assembly protein PilM — translated: MDFGRRFLKAVHVEEGMEGLTIRAAAALPVAPGTYENDRIVGRRRLASMLRKLCKEQGISPPRGRFSIPTSSLSLKWLDLPRMDPEDLPAAARMQAQRYFGTDPSRSYQTLLPLEAGANSGEVHYLLVAAPRDVVDARAEVMETANIEPVAANIEPMCVLRALYSLFSRGGVFWRNQSLTFVEMGSSATEMYVVRDMRLRFVRSIAFGARNLALTIAEQVGCTEADGAQMLEAPTTSLDTSGKLRMQMDHGREDLDVASTLAPLVREIGRLLVYYRSLFPERSYAGILDRMYLCGGTASLRGMDAYLGAALGITVHVVNPFSQVLAKFNVRAFESVSHREQAFTAAIGLAMADVAKAPEAEGGGADDASEFIWSRAS
- a CDS encoding type II/IV secretion system protein is translated as MIAERPLADLVVDEGFIGRDELDRILGRREDATEPVGDLLVRLGLLTEKQKTYCIGKQLGVPFIDLSAVDLDTSIARALPHAVAIRLMAVAFDKSADGYSVAMANPLDIAALDDLQARLGAPVEPYIASEEDIRDAIFRTFGAYDDLGEIVGEAVKGLDTAEIEIADEETEDGHVNVVELKEVAEGAPVVKLVNAIFARAIAVRASDIHIEPHPRRVRVRYRIDGILQEAMVLPKDLQQPLASRIKVMGAMDIAERRAPQDGRCTLVTPQGEFDFRISTYPSVNGENIVLRILDKKAAMIGMDRLGLNPEVHAKVERHIAAPSGMILATGPTGSGKTTTLYAALNALNTVERNVMTIEDPVEYQLTGVVQGNVNPRAGITFANGLRAILRQDPDVLLVGEIRDTETAEIAIEAALTGHLVLSSLHANDAAGAVSRLVDMGIEPFLVASAVNLVLAQRLLRVTCQRCKMPHRPSDLLLHQLGLPLEHAYEQGLGCDYCARTGYMGRCGAYEALEVTPPIQNLIMQKCAPGQIRDAAIASGMTTLREDALAKVLSGITTPDEVARATLE
- a CDS encoding prepilin-type N-terminal cleavage/methylation domain-containing protein, whose protein sequence is MVLKRFRSGFTLVEVLVVVVVIAILAAVVLPKFVNSGLRGREAALRAELKLMRNAVEMFKNDTGAWPASLSALTATSAPATGLDDSGTSKSIVASHWKGPYLATINNDPVSGAAYNYGTTSPDVGKISSSATGNDSEGNPYSGY